A portion of the Juglans microcarpa x Juglans regia isolate MS1-56 chromosome 1D, Jm3101_v1.0, whole genome shotgun sequence genome contains these proteins:
- the LOC121249822 gene encoding uncharacterized protein LOC121249822, which produces MSMLAKTDSEVSSLSQSSPARSPRRPVYYVQSPSRDSHDEKTTNSFHSSPVLSPMGSPPHSHSNSSLGPHSRESSSTRFSASLKPGSRSKNHNSQRKGWKAWKEFDAIEEEGLLNDDDGNPHGLTRRCYFLSFVVGFFVLFSFFSLILWGASRPQKPVITMKSILFDQFVIQAGADFSGVATNMVSMNSTVKLTFRNTATFFGVHVASMPLDLSYSQLTVASGTVHKFYQSRKSQRSVSVILKGSNIPLYGGGASLSSLNGAPIRPVPLTLKFMVRSKAYVLGKLVKPRFYKRVECSVIMDPKKMSKAISLKNKCTHQ; this is translated from the exons ATGTCAATGCTGGCCAAGACCGATTCCGAGGTGAGCAGCCTGTCCCAGTCGTCTCCTGCGCGGTCCCCTCGCCGGCCCGTCTACTATGTCCAGAGCCCTTCCAGGGACTCCCATGATGAGAAGACGACCAACTCCTTCCACTCCAGCCCAGTGCTCAGCCCCATGGGTTCCCCTCCCCACTCCCACTCCAACTCCTCTCTCGGCCCCCACTCTCGGGAGTCCTCCTCCACTCGCTTCTCCGCCTCCCTCAAGCCCGGCTCTCGCTCCAAGAACCACAACTCCCAAAGGAAGGGTTGGAAGGCCTGGAAGGAGTTCGATGCCATTGAAGAAGAAGGCCTTCTTAACGATGATGATGGGAACCCACATGGCCTCACTCGCCGCTGCTACTTTCTCTCTTTCGTTGTCGGCTTCTTTGtgcttttctctttcttttctttgatccTCTGGGGTGCAAGCCGTCCCCAGAAACCCGTTATTACTATGAAG AGCATTTTATTCGACCAGTTTGTGATTCAAGCGGGTGCAGATTTCTCAGGAGTAGCCACAAACATGGTGTCCATGAATTCCACAGTGAAGCTTACATTTCGAAACACAGCAACATTTTTCGGGGTCCATGTCGCATCAATGCCTTTAGATCTCTCATATTCTCAACTCACTGTAGCCTCTGGAACC GTACATAAGTTTTATCAATCAAGAAAGAGTCAGAGATCAGTATCTGTGATCCTGAAAGGAAGCAATATCCCATTGTATGGAGGGGGAGCAAGCTTGAGCAGCTTGAATGGTGCACCAATTCGGCCAGTGCCACTGACTTTGAAGTTCATGGTTCGATCGAAAGCGTATGTTTTGGGTAAACTGGTGAAGCCCAGGTTCTACAAGAGGGTTGAGTGCTCAGTTATAATGGATCCAAAGAAAATGAGCAAGGCCATTTCGCTCAAGAACAAGTGCACTCACcagtga
- the LOC121249645 gene encoding mitogen-activated protein kinase kinase kinase 20-like, which yields MEWVRGDPIGHGSFATVSLAIPRNSSAQAHPVMVVKSSESSNSASLRNEKQVLHQLSTCPEVIRCFGNDISVEKGEEFYNLFLEYASNGSLADQVNSRGGLLPESDVRRYAKSILKGLRDVHAKGFVHCDIKLQNILVFANGAIKIADFGLAKKAEQQQSRAEIRGTPMNMSPESVNCNEYESPADIWALGCALVEMLTGKPAWDCGPEVNMWKLLLRIGDSDEVPQVPKELSFEGRDFLGKCFVKDPRNRWTAEMLLDHPFVVADDNNDHDAVPLEDTDKLKTSTSPRSPFNFPEWVSVQSSVVVSPESSPESGKLFEWKVNSGFSSSFLSSFSSPTDRLRQLVTDEAPNWSFSDSWFPVRGSEPGDLEQRREEKVASNFGKSFITSNGSD from the coding sequence ATGGAGTGGGTTCGAGGAGACCCAATCGGTCATGGAAGTTTCGCAACCGTGAGTTTGGCCATACCCAGAAACAGTTCCGCTCAAGCTCATCCGGTAATGGTCGTCAAATCTTCTGAATCATCCAACTCCGCCTCGCTAAGGAACGAGAAACAAGTGCTCCATCAGCTTTCGACTTGCCCCGAAGTCATTCGATGCTTTGGAAACGATATCAGCGTCGAGAAAGGCGAGGAGTTCTATAATCTGTTCTTGGAGTACGCCTCTAATGGGAGTTTGGCCGATCAGGTTAATAGTCGTGGCGGCTTGTTACCAGAATCCGATGTTCGGCGATACGCGAAGTCGATACTCAAAGGGCTTCGTGATGTTCACGCGAAAGGATTCGTTCACTGCGACATAAAGCTTCAGAACATCCTTGTGTTTGCCAATGGAGCAATCAAAATCGCGGATTTTGGACTGGCAAAGAAAGCAGAGCAACAACAGAGCAGGGCCGAGATCAGAGGAACTCCTATGAATATGTCGCCGGAATCAGTTAACTGCAACGAGTACGAATCACCTGCGGATATTTGGGCTCTTGGGTGCGCGTTGGTGGAGATGCTCACAGGGAAGCCGGCGTGGGACTGTGGTCCCGAGGTGAATATGTGGAAACTTTTGCTTCGAATTGGGGATAGTGATGAAGTGCCACAAGTCCCAAAGGAATTGTCTTTCGAAGGGAGAGATTTTCTCGGCAAGTGTTTCGTGAAGGATCCAAGAAATCGGTGGACGGCTGAAATGCTTCTGGACCATCCCTTCGTTGTTGCTGACGATAATAACGATCATGACGCTGTTCCATTGGAGGACACcgataaattaaaaacatcaaCATCTCCGAGAAGTCCTTTCAATTTTCCAGAATGGGTTTCAGTGCAATCTTCGGTTGTAGTTTCGCCGGAATCTTCACCGGAGTCCGGTAAATTGTTTGAATGGAAAGTAAATTCTGGTTTCAGTTCGTCATTCTTGTCAAGTTTTTCTTCTCCGACGGATCGACTCCGGCAGCTGGTGACCGACGAGGCACCCAATTGGTCCTTTTCCGATAGTTGGTTCCCGGTGAGGGGTTCAGAACCGGGTGATTTAGAGCagagaagggaagaaaaagTGGCAAGTAATTTTGGGAAGAGTTTCATCACATCTAACGGTTCTGATTAG